A single genomic interval of Nostoc commune NIES-4072 harbors:
- a CDS encoding thioester reductase domain-containing protein, producing MTIKQSFTADDIQIFLVSNLAKLLGVATDEIDVKEHLENYGLDSAQAMILVSNLEKLLGFQPSPLLLWHYPNIEALSQRLAEEVQESSPIQDTKVTASNANTAPSVLDLGAEAVLDPTIHPGAASNVLVGEPKNIFLTGGTGFLGAFIIRELLQETKADIYCLVRAANAEEGKSKLQKNLQQYAIWQEEFNSRIIPIVGDLSLPLLGVGSEQFQTLATNIDTIYHSGALLNYVFPYSALKAANVLGTQEVLRLACQVKVKPVHYVSSVAVFESTAYAGKVVKEQDEFNHWEGIYLGYSQTKWVAEKLVKIARDRGLPVTIHRPPLISGDSKTGICNTHDFINLMTKGCLQMGYFPDVDYMLDMSPVDYVSKAIVYLSRQKESIGKAFNLQHPQPAALKMLVEWIRSFGYSVEMIPYQQWQSELINNVTSADNPLYTLRPFLLERWSDEQLTIPDLYLQARRPHISCQDTLHALAGSSIVCPPIDSQLFMTYTAYLIQTGFLNIA from the coding sequence ATGACTATAAAACAGTCTTTCACAGCAGACGATATTCAAATATTTTTGGTATCTAACTTAGCTAAGTTGCTAGGAGTAGCAACTGATGAAATAGATGTCAAAGAACATTTAGAAAACTATGGGTTGGATTCAGCCCAAGCAATGATTCTAGTAAGTAACTTAGAAAAGTTGCTCGGATTTCAACCATCTCCATTGCTGTTGTGGCATTATCCAAATATTGAAGCTCTTTCACAGCGTTTAGCTGAAGAAGTGCAAGAAAGTTCACCGATTCAAGATACAAAGGTGACAGCCTCTAATGCCAACACTGCACCTTCTGTTCTAGATTTAGGTGCTGAGGCTGTTCTTGACCCCACAATCCATCCCGGTGCTGCATCTAATGTGCTTGTGGGTGAACCCAAAAACATCTTTTTAACTGGAGGAACCGGCTTTTTAGGAGCTTTTATCATCCGGGAATTGTTACAGGAAACCAAGGCGGATATTTATTGCTTAGTGCGTGCTGCTAATGCTGAAGAAGGCAAAAGCAAACTCCAAAAGAATCTGCAACAGTATGCAATTTGGCAAGAAGAATTTAACTCCAGAATTATTCCTATTGTCGGCGATTTATCTCTGCCACTATTAGGTGTTGGTTCGGAACAGTTTCAAACTTTAGCTACCAATATTGATACTATTTATCATAGTGGTGCTTTGTTGAATTATGTTTTTCCCTACTCTGCATTGAAGGCAGCCAATGTTTTAGGCACTCAAGAAGTTTTGAGATTAGCTTGTCAAGTTAAAGTCAAGCCTGTACATTACGTTTCTAGTGTTGCTGTTTTTGAATCTACTGCTTATGCTGGCAAGGTTGTTAAAGAACAGGATGAATTCAATCATTGGGAAGGTATTTATCTTGGTTACTCTCAAACTAAATGGGTAGCTGAAAAGTTAGTTAAAATTGCTCGTGACCGTGGACTTCCTGTAACTATCCACAGACCACCACTGATTTCTGGCGATAGCAAAACAGGTATTTGTAACACACACGACTTTATCAATTTGATGACCAAGGGCTGTCTACAAATGGGATATTTCCCTGATGTAGATTATATGTTGGATATGTCACCTGTAGATTATGTAAGTAAAGCGATTGTTTATCTATCACGGCAAAAAGAATCTATAGGTAAGGCTTTCAATTTACAACATCCCCAACCCGCCGCTTTAAAAATGCTAGTTGAGTGGATACGCTCATTTGGTTATTCAGTTGAGATGATTCCATATCAACAATGGCAATCAGAGTTAATCAATAATGTGACTTCTGCTGACAATCCTTTATACACTCTACGACCATTTTTACTGGAACGTTGGTCTGATGAACAACTAACTATTCCTGATTTGTACTTGCAAGCAAGAAGACCTCATATTAGCTGCCAAGATACTCTCCATGCACTAGCAGGTAGTTCTATTGTTTGTCCTCCAATTGACTCTCAATTGTTTATGACTTACACCGCCTACTTGATTCAAACTGGTTTTTTAAATATCGCTTAA